One window of Papaver somniferum cultivar HN1 chromosome 9, ASM357369v1, whole genome shotgun sequence genomic DNA carries:
- the LOC113310549 gene encoding receptor-like protein 56, protein MCHHSQILHCEMVIKGIMIQFKKLYAYSSGIDLSCNNLEGNIPEEIGLLKGLSTLNLSHNCFSGVIPQSIGSMNGLESLDLSFNKLTGLIPHSLPSMNSLGRLNLSYNNLSGTIPRGPHFDTLSGDGSAYLKNSLLCGFYTNNTCEADQRTDATDGNSPNEGHEDDKEDAKDKLLLYAIVSLGFAVGFWGLFFVLLLKKQKWWFPYWRLVDVVAVGVANCMWKN, encoded by the exons ATGTGCCACCACAGCCAAATACTGCATTGCGAG ATGGTGATCAAAGGGATCATGATACAGTTTAAGAAACTGTATGCATATAGTTCTGGGATTGATCTATCGTGTAACAATCTTGAAGGCAATATCCCAGAAGAGATTGGTCTACTGAAAGGGCTTTCCACACTTAATTTATCACACAATTGCTTTTCCGGCGTTATACCACAAAGTATTGGAAGCATGAATGGTTTAGAATCCTTGGATTTGAGTTTCAACAAATTAACTGGACTTATCCCACACTCTTTACCATCAATGAATTCTCTTGGGAGATTGAACCTATCTTACAATAACTTGAGTGGTACGATCCCAAGAGGACCACACTTTGATACATTGAGTGGAGATGGTTCAGCATATCTCAAAAACAGTTTGTTGTGTGGCTTCTACACAAATAATACTTGCGAGGCTGATCAGAGAACTGACGCTACTGATGGGAATTCTCCAAATGAAGGTCATGAAGATGATAAAGAGGATGCAAAAGATAAGTTGTTGCTGTATGCTATAGTTTCCTTGGGGTTTGCAGTTGGATTTTGGGGtctattctttgttttgcttctCAAGAAACAGAAATGGTGGTTCCCGTATTGGAGATTAGTAGATGTGGTTGCAGTGGGAGTCGCTAATTGTATGTGGAAAAATTAA